The Mixophyes fleayi isolate aMixFle1 chromosome 1, aMixFle1.hap1, whole genome shotgun sequence genome includes a region encoding these proteins:
- the LZTFL1 gene encoding leucine zipper transcription factor-like protein 1 yields the protein MVTGAEEKMAELSEQHRAQVLLYVRFAQSRRLLRLKGVASCFQDVRGSRLLEATYTAEEVGELLAGLQEVVLGELEVELMNSAHSTVLLLQQLFSQAQHWHLRLHTDISELENRELLEQVAELEKSPEPRGPQTRLAPLCEGGPSELLQAEIGRLQEENDRLRSRLRTLEGQATAALDDKRSAELALSDLRQLLQEQKSPPAPQEAAHLEDTVAQLQLEFQKTLGGHTASQKHLEENLTSTKHQLLRVQEQLAMAEKELERKFQETSAYRNMKDILTRKNQQMKELRTRLSKYEPED from the coding sequence ATGGTAACGGGCGCGGAGGAGAAGATGGCGGAGCTGAGTGAGCAGCACCGGGCCCAGGTCCTCCTGTACGTGCGCTTCGCTCAGAGCAGGCGGCTGCTGCGGCTGAAGGGCGTGGCCTCCTGCTTCCAGGACGTGCGGGGCAGCCGGCTGCTGGAGGCCACGTACACGGCGGAGGAGGTGGGGGAGCTGCTGGCCGGGCTGCAGGAGGTGGTGCTGGGGGAGCTGGAGGTGGAGCTGATGAACTCCGCCCACAGCACCGTCCTGCTGCTGCAGCAGCTCTTCTCCCAGGCCCAGCACTGGCACCTGCGCCTGCACACCGACATCTCCGAGCTGGAGAACCGGGAGCTGCTGGAGCAGGTGGCCGAGCTGGAGAAGAGCCCGGAGCCCCGGGGGCCACAGACCAGGCTGGCCCCGCTGTGTGAGGGGGGCCCGTCTGAGCTGCTGCAGGCGGAGATCGGCCGGCTCCAGGAGGAGAATGACAGGCTTAGGTCCAGGCTCCGGACGCTGGAGGGTCAGGCCACGGCCGCCCTGGATGACAAGCGCAGCGCAGAGCTGGCCCTGAGCGACCTGCGCCAACTCCTCCAGGAGCAGAAGAGCCCACCGGCCCCTCAGGAGGCCGCCCACCTGGAGGACACCGTGGCCCAGCTCCAGCTGGAGTTCCAGAAGACGCTCGGGGGCCACACAGCCAGCCAGAAACACCTGGAGGAGAACCTGACCAGCACCAAGCACCAGCTGCTGCGCGTCCAGGAACAACTGGCCATGGCCGAGAAGGAGCTGGAGAGGAAGTTTCAGGAGACCAGCGCCTATCGCAACATGAAGGACATATTGACCCGCAAGAACCAGCAGATGAAGGAGCTGCGGACCAGGCTTTCTAAGTACGAGCCCGAAGACTGA